The Oncorhynchus nerka isolate Pitt River linkage group LG12, Oner_Uvic_2.0, whole genome shotgun sequence genome contains the following window.
aatatactgaacagaaatataaacgcaacaaaaGTCAAAAAGATtttcctgagttacagttcatataaggaaatcagtcaattgaaataaactcattaggccctaatctatggatttcacatgactgggaatacagatatgcatctggacacacacacaaaaaaaaatgaaatagggGTTGTGGATCAGGAAACCAAtgagtatctggtgtgaccaccatttgcctcatgcagcgcaacacgtCTCCTTCGCATAAAGTTGATCAGGGTGTTGATtgcggcctgtggaatgttgtcccactcctcttcaatggatgtgcgaagttgctggatattggcaggaactgaaacacgatgtcgtacacgtcgatccagagcatcccacacatgctcaacgagtgacatgtctggtgagtatgcaggccatggaagaactgggcaattttcagcttccaggaattgtgtgtagatcctTGCCACATGGGGccgtgaatggcacgacaatgggcctcaggatctcgtcacggtatctctgtgcattaaaattgccatagataaaatgcaattgtgttggcTGTTCGTAGCTTCTGCCTGCCCATGCCATAACCTGtttacaatgttgacatcagtaaactgcTTGCGCACAACGTCATACATGTGGtcggcggttgtgaggccggttggacgtactgccaaaatctccaaaacgacattggagccggcttatggtagagaaattaacattaaattctctggcaacaactctggtggacattcctgcagtcagcatgccaatttcatactccctcaaaacttgagacatttgtgttgtgtgacaactgtacattttagagtggccttttattgtccccagcacaaggtaatgatcatgcggtttaatcagcttcttgatatgacacacctgtcaggtagatgaattatcttggcaaaggaaaaatacccactaacagggatgtaaacatttttttctgtgatattttatttcagctcatgaaaaatgggaccaacacttgttgcgtttatatttttttgttcgATGTAATAACagaaccaaaagcttaccttgactagGGAAGAGTTCCCAATGTTGAGTAGGCTAAACAAGCTAACTGCATTCACTGTACaactagctagctgtagtttatgCTTTCAGCACTAGATGAACTCTCtggtcctttgattgggtggacaacatgtcagttcatgctgcaagagctctgataggttggaggacagcCTCCGGAAgtttattattactgtgtaaatctATGGAAGGTGGTGAGAACCACAattctcctaggttttgtattaaaGTCAATTTACCCAGAGGGAAACTAGATGTCcaccagctacaccatggtgctactgtAGATCTTTATTGCaaaagtgtgttttaatcaattatttggaggcatgtgaatatatttagtatagttttaactttaatgtttcactatttttctttttctgaaattcactgatgaggatggtcctcccctgtGAAGCCTTCACTGATAGTGTAATAACAGACCATACATATTATATAGATTAAAACCAGGGACTGGAGCTTCCTTACCTTTTCCTACTGCCCAGCTGCATAGTACACAGCATCACTATAGAGCAGGGATTCTCAAACTCCGTCCTGCACCCCACCCCCCACTGCACGTTTATGACCCTACTCAAATAAAACGTTATTTTTAAAACTACTCAACAATCAGGATTTATTACATCAAACTGTATCAAGGCTGGACAAAATTCAAAACGTTTGATTAGATTTCCAAAACTAAAAAGCCAAGAGATCTGACAGAACAGTCCATGAGAAAGCAGAGAAATTAGCATTCTGTCCAATAAGGCACTAGATTAGAATAGAACATACAAAGAACAGCTTCTGTCACATAGTAAGGCACAACATTCTAGAAGTTCTAAAAAAAACACTAGAAGTTCAAACTTTTGTGCAGCTTCTAAAACAAGTTAAAGGCTTCAAACAAATACAACTATAATTTGAGAAATTACAAGATTTTTTTTACCTGAGGGGAAGACAGGCACAGTGAATTAACATAAAGCAGTTATTATTCCTAATTCTGTAGACGCTAGCAAGGAAATAATACAACTCTGGTGATTTGATTTCAGTAGATTAATAATAGCACGGTGTTAGTGATTAACAAATATATTGATCATACACATAGGCTTACTCCCaattctccacccctcttccaAAGTGTGCACTTGCATACTCCCGCCCATGGATTTAAGAGTTCTGGAAACTCCCTCCAGACAACGCTTACATCAATCCCATGCTTTAAGTCCATGATGGCGACTGtacaagtgcacactttgggagaaGTGTGGAGAATCAGGACACAAGGCAGACAATAACAATGCTACCATCAGGGcttgggtcaattccatttcaattaaaaaagtaaaccaaattccaattcaAAATGTTCCTCATTGGAATTTCAGGGTACTTCCTGAATTGTCTGGAATCAGCCCCAACCCTGGTTACCATTCATTCATATTTAAAACAGAACATGTATGGAAAAAGACTTCTCCAGACAGTGTAAGGCTGTGGTCCTGCAGCCTGCAGTACCATGGCTAGTCCAGTAGGTGGTGCTAGCGTACCATGTACTCCTTGCGATGGTTGAGTTTAATCTGGCAAAAGGAGAGAGCGGCAACCAGCACATAGATACCAGCTGCGATGAAACAGTTGTATCCAACCTGGTTATAGAGTTTGTAGATGGTGTGGGGAGGAtcttgactgggagagagagagagggggacaggggtcAAGGGGTGAGAAGAAGCATGGGAAAGGGACACAGGTGACAAATTGGAAAAACCCGAGACACTAAAAACACACTGTTGAAGCCCACTACTCCACAAGGAGCTGAAAGTACTAAATCAAGGTAAGTAAATCAAAACACAAACTATATTTTGGTATCCGTTTCATTAGTTAACATTTTGGCACTGTATCAACAGTAgactaataaaataaaataatttgagTGGTATATTCCCTTAGAAGCAACAGCATCCAGCCTCATAGGGTCAGTTTTGAGTTTCCTCCACTAATTAATAAGGATAGGATTTAGGGAGAGAAAGCTTCACCAGAACCATCAtgaacatatatacacacacacacacactactctacTGTGTATCCTCACCTATGTTACATTAGAGCCACATGTGTGTCTCTTGAGTGTGTGACATTTATGACGCTATTCTTCCACTGTGAGTCAGGTGGCCAGagactgactgtgtgactgtgtgtgtggactCACTCATTGTGCATGTCTTCCTCTTTGAAAGGCACATCATCTATCAGCACTGCAGAGTGGGTGGTGAAGAAAATACCCAACattgcctagagagagagagagacagacagagagtgattaTTTGTAGGGAGtaaatgacagtagtagtagtagtatgtctTAGAACAAATGTGAAACTGAACTTCTCAA
Protein-coding sequences here:
- the LOC115122956 gene encoding ribonuclease kappa-A-like encodes the protein MVSCLFCGPKLAACGIVISIWGVIMLAMLGIFFTTHSAVLIDDVPFKEEDMHNDQDPPHTIYKLYNQVGYNCFIAAGIYVLVAALSFCQIKLNHRKEYMVR